CACTAGTGGGTCAAGAACGAGCGGTTCATAGTGCAATTTTAGATTTTAATTCCTAAGACGAATTTAAAATACTGCTACTCTATAGTTGCATTATACGCCAATCAATAGCATGAGATGAGCCAGGGGGATTTCCATGAAAAGCAGTATAAAAACAAATCCGTTAAATGACTCACCGTTTTTCAAGCCATCCGTAAATTCAGGTGGAATGAAAACAGAGCAGAGGTCTCAAGCCCTACTAAATGTCAAGATACTGCTATCCTGCGGAGTATCTCTGCTTCTTGGTTTATCTACAGTCTCGATTGCATCTCAACCACAACAAATAGCACAGACAACTTCCTCTGAAGGCATCAACCGTCCTACTCTCCAAATTGGTAGCAAAGGAGAACGTGTCACGGAACTTCAAGCAGCTTTAAAACTTTTAGGCTTCTACACAGGCACAGTAAATGGGGAATATAACGAAAGTACCGTCGTCGCTGTTTCCCGGTTTCAGGAAGCAGCTGGCTTGAAATCAGATGGCATTGTTGATACAACAACTTGGCAACGACTTTTTCCTGGTGAAACAACAGTTGCATCATCTGGATCATCACCTAATTCTACAAGCAGACCTCCTCTTGCGTCTGGAACTTCTAACACCAATCAAGTTGTTGTTCCTAGTTTAAATTCAACAGATCCAACACCTACAACGACTAATACACCATCTGCTGCGACCTCTAAACCAGAGCCAGCATCTGCAGGACGCAATACAACTGCAACCACCACAACCAGACAAGAGAATTCTAAACCAGAGCCACGCTCTGTGACGCGTAAGACCACTGCAACGACTAGAACCAGAGGAGATGATTCCAAAACAGAACCACGCTCTGTGACGCGCAAGACCACCGCAGGTTCACAGACAACAAACGTACAACAATCAACATCTACCCGCTCTGGTTCGACTCGTTCTGAGCAAAGCATTCGCACTCAGCAAAGCGATCGCTCTGGTTCAACTCGTCCTAGCTCAACCACTCGTACTCAACAAGTTGCTTCAATTCAATATACCTCCGAAGGATTACCCATTTTACGTATAGGAATGCGTGGTCCTGAGGTTGTCAGGTTGCAAAGACGACTGCAAAGACTCGGTTTATTGAATGAGAACGAAGTTGATGGCGATTTTGGCCAATCAACCGAGGCTGCAGTCATCGCTTTACAAAAGCGCAATGGTGTAGAAGCTGACGGTGTGGCTGGTGGAGGAACTTGGGATATTCTTATGAGACGGCGAGGAGGGTGATAATAATTCAAAATTCAAAATTCAAAATTCAAAAAGGTGAATCTCATAACTGCTACCACTCAAGGTTCGGAATGTGAGATTATAGCTGTTGTTGCAACACCTCAAAAAGCGAGACAATCATGGCAATCTATCTGGACTCAGCAATTGTATCTGAAGCTGAAATTGCCAGTAGAATGGGTTGGGTAAAAGGCATCACCACAAATCCAACGCTTTTAGCAAAAAGCGATAACCCACCCGAAACTACGCTGAAAAAATTGACGCAGCTGACTTGTGGACCAGTATTTTACCAACTCATGTCCTCTGATTTTGAAGGTATGCTGGCGGAAGGGAGGAAAGCTTTTGAGATTATTGGCAAACAAACGGTGTTGAAGATTCCAGCAACACCAGTTGGATTTGCTGTAGTGGCGAGTCTCTCGCCAGAAATCACTTGTTCAGTGACAGCGATTTATAGTGCAGCACAGGCAGCAGTGGCACGGGAGGCGGGTGCTAAAATGGCGATCGCCTATGTCAATCGTGCTACCCGTTTATTAGGGGATGGAATTGGTTTAGTACGAGATATGGCTAGTGTACTAACTGGCAGCAACACTGAAATCTTAGCAGCTAGTATTAAATCACCACAAGAAGCCGCAGCATCACTACAAGCTGGTGCTCATCATCTGACTTTACCTTTGTCAATGTTACAAGATATGGCGACTCATGAATTTTCAGACAAAACAGTAGAAGAGTTTGCTAAAAACGGCATTGGTTTAAAGATGTAAAGCTTCAGGTAAACAAAATCCTATGTTTCCAAGTTTCTTACCAACTACAGTTGGCGAACTCACAGAACCTTCCTCAATTGCTCTTGCTCAGAGTATAGAGCAGATTGCTCTGCTGACTCCCTTGAGTACACAACCAATTACTACAACTTATGTGCATCAAGGAAGTGGAAGTACACCTTTGCTGTTGATTCACGGTTTTGACGGTTCTGTGTTCGAGTTTCGCCGCCTTATCCCTCAACTTGCGGTACAAAACCAGACATGGACAGTGGATTTATTGGGTTTTGGGTTCACAGATAGACCAGTTGGAGTTAAGTTTAGCCCCCTCAGCATTAAAACCCATCTCTATTATTTCTGGAAAACCCTAATTAACAAACCTGTGATTTTAGTGGGCGCTTCAATGGGAGGTGCAGCAGCAATTGATTTCACCCTCACTTACCCAGAAGTCGTGCAAAAGCTGGTATTAATTGATAGTGCTGGTTTAGCAGGTGGTTCACCATTAAGCAAGTTGATGATTCCACCTTTGGATAATTGGGCAACTCAATTTTTACGTAATCCGAAAGTTCGGGCA
This portion of the Brasilonema sennae CENA114 genome encodes:
- a CDS encoding transaldolase family protein; amino-acid sequence: MAIYLDSAIVSEAEIASRMGWVKGITTNPTLLAKSDNPPETTLKKLTQLTCGPVFYQLMSSDFEGMLAEGRKAFEIIGKQTVLKIPATPVGFAVVASLSPEITCSVTAIYSAAQAAVAREAGAKMAIAYVNRATRLLGDGIGLVRDMASVLTGSNTEILAASIKSPQEAAASLQAGAHHLTLPLSMLQDMATHEFSDKTVEEFAKNGIGLKM
- a CDS encoding alpha/beta fold hydrolase, whose translation is MFPSFLPTTVGELTEPSSIALAQSIEQIALLTPLSTQPITTTYVHQGSGSTPLLLIHGFDGSVFEFRRLIPQLAVQNQTWTVDLLGFGFTDRPVGVKFSPLSIKTHLYYFWKTLINKPVILVGASMGGAAAIDFTLTYPEVVQKLVLIDSAGLAGGSPLSKLMIPPLDNWATQFLRNPKVRASISRAAYKNRELASLDAQLCAALHLECPDWQKALIAFTKSGGYSAFRFKKLAEILQPTLILWGDSDRILGIRDANRFKLAIPNSKLIWIKDCGHVPHLEQPQMTAQHILEFRDDQLQE
- a CDS encoding peptidoglycan-binding domain-containing protein; the protein is MKSSIKTNPLNDSPFFKPSVNSGGMKTEQRSQALLNVKILLSCGVSLLLGLSTVSIASQPQQIAQTTSSEGINRPTLQIGSKGERVTELQAALKLLGFYTGTVNGEYNESTVVAVSRFQEAAGLKSDGIVDTTTWQRLFPGETTVASSGSSPNSTSRPPLASGTSNTNQVVVPSLNSTDPTPTTTNTPSAATSKPEPASAGRNTTATTTTRQENSKPEPRSVTRKTTATTRTRGDDSKTEPRSVTRKTTAGSQTTNVQQSTSTRSGSTRSEQSIRTQQSDRSGSTRPSSTTRTQQVASIQYTSEGLPILRIGMRGPEVVRLQRRLQRLGLLNENEVDGDFGQSTEAAVIALQKRNGVEADGVAGGGTWDILMRRRGG